From a region of the Streptacidiphilus albus JL83 genome:
- a CDS encoding daunorubicin resistance protein DrrA family ABC transporter ATP-binding protein, which yields MAAVAISAEGLVKSFGDVRALDGVDLDVPEGTVLGLLGPNGAGKTTTVRVLTTLLKPDAGRAVVAGVDVLKNPNQVRSLIGLSGQYAAVDEYLTGRENLQMVGELYQMSARDAKARALELLEWFNLSEAANRTAKTYSGGMRRRLDLAAALVVRPPVMFLDEPTTGLDPRNRMALWEVIETLVEQGTTLLLTTQYLEEADRLAHDIAVVDHGRVIARGTADQLKAQIGGERIEVVVQLPTDLEPALAALTPYAKGEPTVEPHTRRITVPISGGARVLADVIRELDGRGIVLHDIGLRRPTLDDVFLSLTGHATLGDDDENADQSADATRAGRKDS from the coding sequence ATGGCAGCGGTCGCCATTTCCGCCGAAGGACTGGTGAAGTCCTTCGGCGACGTACGAGCCCTCGACGGCGTCGATCTCGACGTCCCCGAGGGCACCGTCCTCGGCCTGCTCGGCCCCAACGGAGCGGGCAAGACCACCACCGTCCGCGTGCTCACCACCCTGCTCAAGCCGGACGCGGGCCGCGCCGTCGTGGCCGGCGTCGACGTCCTCAAGAACCCCAACCAGGTGCGCAGCCTGATCGGCCTGTCGGGGCAGTACGCCGCCGTGGACGAGTACCTGACCGGCCGTGAGAACCTGCAGATGGTCGGCGAGCTCTACCAGATGAGCGCCCGCGACGCGAAGGCCAGGGCGCTGGAGCTGCTGGAGTGGTTCAACCTCTCCGAGGCCGCCAACCGCACCGCGAAGACCTACTCCGGCGGTATGCGCCGCCGGCTCGACCTGGCCGCTGCGCTGGTGGTCCGGCCGCCGGTGATGTTCCTGGACGAGCCCACCACCGGACTCGACCCACGCAACCGGATGGCGCTGTGGGAGGTCATCGAGACCCTGGTGGAGCAGGGCACGACGCTGCTGCTGACCACCCAGTACCTGGAGGAGGCCGACCGGCTGGCCCACGACATCGCCGTGGTCGACCACGGCAGGGTCATCGCCCGGGGCACCGCCGACCAGCTCAAGGCCCAGATCGGCGGCGAGCGGATCGAGGTCGTGGTGCAGCTCCCGACCGACCTGGAGCCGGCCCTCGCCGCCCTCACCCCGTACGCCAAGGGCGAGCCCACGGTCGAGCCGCACACCCGCCGGATCACCGTGCCGATCAGCGGCGGGGCCCGGGTGCTGGCCGACGTGATCAGGGAGCTGGACGGGCGCGGCATCGTGCTGCACGACATCGGGCTGCGCCGCCCCACCCTCGACGACGTGTTCCTCTCCCTCACCGGCCACGCGACCCTCGGCGACGACGACGAGAACGCCGACCAGAGCGCCGACGCGACCCGCGCCGGCCGGAAGGACTCCTGA
- the ilvA gene encoding threonine ammonia-lyase: MNSWPITLDDVRGAHKMLAGVARVTPMEGSRHLSAMIGAPVQLKCENLQRTGSFKLRGAYVRIAGLNQVERAAGVVAASAGNHAQGVAFAATTLGVHSTVFMPVGAPLPKVAATRDYGAEVRLEGENFDETLAAALAHAEETGAVVIHPFDHEDVVAGQGTVGLEILEQCPEVRTILVGVGGGGLLAGVATAVKALRPDVRVIGVQAAGAAAYPPSLAAGHPVTLDGFSTMADGIQVGRPGEIPFEIVRELADGVLTVSETSLARALLICLERAKLVVEPAGASPVAALLEHGDRLEGPVVAVLSGGNVDPLLLQRVLRHGMVAAGRYLSLRLRITDRPGALATLLGALTRADANVVDIAHVRTDPKLDLGEAEVDLHLETKGPEHCAAVVSELRASGYTILQQS, encoded by the coding sequence ATGAACTCCTGGCCGATCACCCTGGATGACGTCCGTGGCGCCCACAAGATGCTGGCAGGGGTGGCCCGGGTCACCCCGATGGAGGGCAGCCGCCACCTGTCGGCGATGATCGGCGCGCCGGTCCAGCTGAAGTGCGAGAACCTGCAGCGCACCGGCTCCTTCAAGCTGCGCGGCGCCTATGTCCGGATCGCCGGGCTCAACCAGGTCGAGCGGGCGGCCGGGGTGGTCGCCGCGAGCGCCGGCAACCACGCCCAGGGCGTGGCCTTCGCCGCGACCACGCTGGGAGTGCACTCCACCGTGTTCATGCCGGTGGGCGCGCCGCTGCCGAAGGTCGCCGCGACCCGCGACTACGGCGCCGAGGTCCGGTTGGAGGGCGAGAACTTCGACGAGACCCTGGCCGCCGCCCTCGCCCACGCCGAGGAGACCGGCGCCGTCGTCATCCACCCCTTCGACCACGAGGACGTCGTGGCCGGGCAGGGCACGGTCGGCCTGGAGATCCTGGAGCAGTGCCCCGAGGTCCGGACGATCCTGGTCGGCGTCGGCGGCGGGGGCCTGCTGGCCGGCGTCGCCACCGCGGTCAAGGCGCTGCGCCCGGACGTGAGGGTGATCGGCGTGCAGGCGGCGGGCGCGGCGGCCTACCCGCCCTCGCTGGCGGCCGGGCACCCGGTCACCCTGGACGGCTTCTCCACCATGGCGGACGGCATCCAGGTCGGCCGTCCGGGTGAGATCCCGTTCGAGATCGTGCGGGAGCTCGCCGACGGGGTGCTGACGGTCAGTGAGACCTCGCTGGCCCGGGCGCTGCTGATCTGCCTGGAGCGGGCCAAGCTGGTGGTCGAGCCGGCCGGGGCCAGCCCGGTGGCCGCGCTGCTCGAACACGGCGACCGGCTGGAGGGCCCGGTGGTGGCCGTGCTGTCCGGCGGCAACGTCGACCCGCTGCTGCTGCAGCGGGTGCTCCGGCACGGCATGGTCGCGGCCGGCCGCTACCTCTCGCTGCGGCTGCGGATCACCGACCGGCCGGGCGCGCTGGCGACCCTCCTCGGCGCACTGACCCGGGCGGACGCCAATGTCGTCGACATCGCCCATGTCCGGACCGACCCGAAACTGGATCTCGGGGAGGCCGAGGTCGACCTCCATCTGGAAACGAAGGGCCCCGAACACTGTGCGGCCGTAGTGTCGGAACTGCGCGCGTCGGGTTACACGATCCTGCAGCAGAGCTGA
- a CDS encoding MarR family winged helix-turn-helix transcriptional regulator has protein sequence MTTDDLGAAADQVYDRLQYQVALFARRAERVRMGGVGEQRNSMDRAAYLLLNRLEQEGPVGVKALAQAMGIDSSTVTRQVAPLVDCGLVDRVANPNDGRAVLLELSAQGRQRLQEVRLSRQELMRVLVSDWPEEERTRFCALLTQFNRALHDYNPQPGLDD, from the coding sequence ATGACCACGGATGACCTCGGCGCCGCAGCCGACCAGGTGTACGACCGGCTCCAGTACCAGGTCGCGCTGTTCGCGCGCCGTGCGGAGCGGGTGCGCATGGGCGGCGTGGGCGAGCAGCGCAACTCCATGGACCGCGCCGCCTACCTGCTGCTCAACCGTTTGGAGCAGGAGGGCCCGGTGGGTGTGAAGGCCCTGGCGCAGGCCATGGGCATCGACTCGTCCACGGTGACCCGGCAGGTCGCGCCGCTGGTCGACTGCGGGCTGGTGGACCGGGTGGCCAACCCGAACGACGGCCGGGCCGTGCTGCTGGAGCTCTCGGCCCAGGGGCGGCAGCGGCTGCAGGAGGTCCGGCTCTCCCGGCAGGAGCTGATGCGGGTCCTGGTCTCGGACTGGCCGGAGGAGGAGCGTACCCGGTTCTGCGCCCTGCTGACGCAGTTCAACCGGGCGCTGCACGACTACAACCCGCAGCCCGGCCTCGACGACTGA
- a CDS encoding cystathionine gamma-synthase: MSSSEQQYAFETLAIHAGQEADPQTGAVVTPIYQVSTYKQDGVGGLRGGYEYSRSANPTRTALEQNLAALDGGRRGLAFASGLAAEDCLLRTVTKPGDHIVIPNDAYGGTFRLFAKVLSRWGVEWSVANTHNPESVRAAVRPNTKVVWVETPSNPLLGITDVAALAQIARDAGAKLVVDNTFASPYLQQPLALGADIVVYSTTKYMGGHSDVVGGALVTGDAELGEDLAYHQNAMGAVAGPFDAWLVMRGIKTLGVRMDRHSENATRVAEFLVGHPKVAEVLYPGLPTHVGHDIAVKQMKAFGGMVSFRHKDGEEAAVQVCNRAKLFTLGESLGGVESLIEHPGRMTHASAAGSPLEVPADLVRLSVGIESADDLLADLSEALR, from the coding sequence ATGAGCAGCAGTGAGCAGCAGTATGCGTTCGAGACCCTGGCCATCCACGCGGGACAGGAGGCGGACCCGCAGACCGGGGCCGTGGTGACCCCGATCTACCAGGTGTCCACCTACAAGCAGGACGGCGTCGGCGGGCTGCGCGGCGGCTACGAGTACAGCCGGTCCGCCAACCCGACCCGGACCGCGCTGGAGCAGAACCTGGCGGCGCTGGACGGCGGTCGGCGCGGGCTGGCCTTCGCCTCCGGCCTGGCCGCCGAGGACTGCCTGCTGCGGACGGTGACCAAGCCGGGCGACCACATCGTCATCCCCAACGACGCCTACGGCGGCACCTTCCGGCTGTTCGCCAAGGTGCTGTCGCGCTGGGGCGTGGAGTGGTCGGTGGCCAACACCCACAACCCGGAGTCGGTGCGCGCAGCGGTCCGGCCCAACACCAAGGTCGTCTGGGTGGAGACGCCGAGCAACCCGCTGCTCGGGATCACCGACGTCGCCGCGCTGGCCCAGATCGCCCGGGACGCGGGCGCGAAGCTGGTCGTCGACAACACCTTCGCCAGCCCCTACCTCCAGCAGCCGCTGGCGCTGGGCGCGGACATCGTCGTCTACTCGACCACCAAGTACATGGGCGGCCACTCGGACGTCGTCGGCGGCGCCCTGGTCACCGGCGACGCCGAGCTGGGCGAGGATCTGGCGTACCACCAGAACGCGATGGGCGCGGTGGCCGGGCCGTTCGACGCCTGGCTGGTGATGCGCGGCATCAAGACGCTGGGCGTGCGGATGGACCGGCACAGCGAGAACGCCACCCGGGTCGCCGAGTTCCTGGTGGGCCACCCGAAGGTGGCCGAGGTGCTCTACCCCGGGCTGCCCACCCACGTCGGCCACGACATCGCGGTCAAGCAGATGAAGGCGTTCGGCGGCATGGTGTCCTTCCGCCACAAGGACGGCGAGGAGGCGGCGGTGCAGGTCTGCAACCGCGCCAAGCTGTTCACCCTGGGCGAGTCGCTGGGCGGCGTGGAGTCGCTGATCGAGCACCCGGGCCGGATGACCCACGCCTCCGCCGCCGGCTCGCCGTTGGAGGTCCCGGCGGACCTGGTCCGGCTCTCGGTCGGCATCGAGTCGGCCGACGACCTGCTGGCCGACCTGTCCGAGGCGCTCCGGTAG
- a CDS encoding 5-carboxymethyl-2-hydroxymuconate Delta-isomerase, with product MPQITVDHSDRLVLDRRAFAAELHPLVAKTIDTTVDACKTRFSRIEESFIGDGDPAQVMLHLEIGILAGRSTELKTELSEAVLALVRSHATAAPGDRLHLAVDVVDLDRGTYRSV from the coding sequence ATGCCGCAGATCACCGTCGACCACTCCGACCGCCTGGTGCTCGACCGGCGGGCCTTCGCCGCCGAGCTGCACCCGCTGGTCGCCAAGACCATCGACACCACCGTGGACGCGTGCAAGACCCGCTTCAGCCGGATCGAGGAGTCGTTCATCGGGGACGGCGACCCGGCCCAGGTCATGCTCCACCTGGAGATCGGCATCCTGGCCGGGCGCAGCACCGAGCTGAAGACCGAACTCTCCGAGGCCGTCCTGGCGCTGGTCCGTTCGCACGCCACCGCTGCCCCCGGCGACCGGCTGCACCTCGCGGTGGACGTGGTGGACCTGGACCGCGGGACCTACCGCAGCGTCTGA
- a CDS encoding PadR family transcriptional regulator, producing the protein MATPMRSSPLALTVLALLHYQPLHPYGIQRLIKQWGKDQVVNVGQRAGLYRTIERLLGAGLIAVRETGRDQQYPERTVYEVTDEGRATARSWLLEMLGTPKQEFPEFPAALSQLLLLDAPEMLAALERRRALLATALRAMDEAAAAEAGRGLPRITMLEGEYLRAVTAAEADWLDGVVDDLRAGRLTWSTEQLHAFAEAQE; encoded by the coding sequence ATGGCCACCCCGATGCGCAGCTCCCCGCTCGCCCTCACCGTGCTCGCCCTGCTGCACTACCAGCCGCTGCACCCCTACGGGATCCAGCGGCTGATCAAGCAGTGGGGCAAGGACCAGGTCGTCAACGTCGGCCAGCGGGCCGGCCTGTACCGCACCATCGAGCGGCTGCTCGGCGCCGGGCTGATCGCGGTCCGGGAGACCGGCCGGGACCAGCAGTACCCGGAGCGCACCGTCTACGAGGTCACCGACGAGGGGCGGGCCACCGCCCGGAGCTGGCTGCTGGAGATGCTCGGCACGCCCAAGCAGGAGTTCCCCGAGTTCCCGGCCGCGCTCTCGCAACTGCTGCTGCTGGACGCCCCGGAGATGCTGGCGGCGCTGGAGCGCCGGCGCGCCCTGCTGGCCACCGCCCTGCGGGCGATGGACGAGGCGGCCGCGGCCGAGGCCGGGCGCGGACTGCCGCGGATCACCATGCTGGAGGGCGAGTACCTGCGCGCGGTGACCGCCGCCGAGGCCGACTGGCTCGACGGCGTGGTGGACGACCTCCGGGCCGGCCGGCTCACCTGGTCGACCGAGCAACTGCACGCCTTCGCCGAGGCGCAGGAGTAG
- a CDS encoding FAD-dependent oxidoreductase, with amino-acid sequence MSTRIRTALVIGGGIAGPIAAMALQQAGIEATVYEAYAHTADSLGGGMTIAPNGQDALDAVGLGELLRPLGVPMTGIVMQDWAGRRLAEFGNPPGVPPMQLVWRADLYSSLHGEAERRGIRIERGRRLVDATETADGVTAHFADGSEATADVLIGADGIRSTVRTLIDPDAPGPQYAGLISFGARVEHVATPSTRSKMNMSFGKQAFLGYQVLDDATGVWFVNLPHPEPMSAAEARRTPAAQWLALLSAKFADDRTPARELIDRTPPEELIVVGSMENMPQVPVWSRGRMVLVGDSAHAPSSSSGQGASLSIESAIELARCLRDLPYPDAFAAYERLRRPRVERIIKETTHKNSAKAAGPVGRVVFAMLMRVFGRLAKPEKAAWMFDHRIDWAAEVAG; translated from the coding sequence ATGAGCACCCGCATCCGCACGGCCCTGGTCATCGGCGGCGGCATCGCCGGCCCGATCGCGGCGATGGCCCTCCAGCAGGCCGGCATCGAAGCCACCGTGTACGAGGCCTACGCCCACACGGCGGACAGCCTCGGCGGCGGCATGACCATCGCCCCCAACGGCCAGGACGCCCTCGACGCCGTCGGCCTCGGCGAACTGCTCCGGCCGCTCGGCGTCCCGATGACCGGGATCGTCATGCAGGACTGGGCGGGCCGGCGGCTCGCCGAGTTCGGCAACCCGCCCGGCGTCCCGCCGATGCAGCTGGTCTGGCGCGCGGACCTCTACAGCTCGCTCCACGGCGAGGCCGAGCGGCGCGGCATCCGGATCGAGCGCGGCCGGCGGCTGGTCGACGCGACCGAGACGGCGGACGGTGTCACCGCGCACTTCGCCGACGGCTCGGAGGCCACCGCAGACGTGCTGATCGGCGCGGACGGCATCCGCTCCACCGTCCGCACCCTGATCGACCCGGACGCGCCCGGACCCCAGTACGCCGGGCTGATCAGCTTCGGCGCCCGGGTGGAGCACGTGGCCACGCCCTCGACCCGGTCCAAGATGAACATGAGCTTCGGCAAGCAGGCCTTCCTCGGCTACCAGGTGCTCGACGACGCCACCGGCGTCTGGTTCGTCAACCTGCCGCACCCCGAGCCGATGTCCGCCGCCGAGGCGCGGCGGACCCCGGCCGCCCAGTGGCTGGCGCTGCTGAGCGCCAAGTTCGCCGACGACCGGACCCCGGCCCGGGAGCTGATCGACCGGACCCCGCCGGAGGAGCTGATCGTGGTCGGCTCGATGGAGAACATGCCGCAGGTCCCGGTCTGGAGCCGGGGCCGGATGGTGCTGGTCGGCGACTCGGCCCACGCGCCCTCGTCCAGCTCCGGGCAGGGGGCGTCGCTCTCCATCGAGAGCGCGATCGAACTGGCCCGCTGCCTCCGCGACCTGCCGTACCCGGACGCCTTCGCCGCCTACGAGCGGCTGCGCCGGCCCCGGGTCGAGCGGATCATCAAGGAGACCACCCACAAGAACAGCGCCAAGGCCGCGGGACCGGTCGGCCGGGTGGTCTTCGCGATGCTGATGCGGGTCTTCGGCAGGCTGGCCAAGCCCGAGAAGGCGGCCTGGATGTTCGACCACCGCATCGACTGGGCGGCCGAGGTCGCCGGTTGA
- a CDS encoding LysR family transcriptional regulator produces the protein MDVESLRWFQSVAEGATVTETSRLAHMTQSGVSRALDRLGREVGAPLLEPHGRLLRPTRAGELFKAGVDRALAELDGAASAVRRLTDPEQGTVALAFHLSFGTWLVPDLVGSFLTQNPQVRFELKQLQDDVIAALLDEGRVDLVITSPRPPEPDIEWHRLLAEPLCLAVPPGHRLAGRRRVRLAEVGDDPLVTLTRRYSLRAAVEALCEQAGFRPRIAFEGEDLLTMHGFVAAGLGVAVVPAPRGAVAETGRGDLRFLRLADPLASREVGLAWSARRPLPPAAEAFWRHGVARAAADAWSPAT, from the coding sequence ATGGACGTCGAGTCACTGCGCTGGTTCCAGTCCGTCGCCGAGGGGGCGACCGTCACCGAGACCAGTCGGCTCGCCCACATGACCCAGTCGGGCGTGTCCCGCGCGCTCGACCGGCTCGGACGCGAGGTGGGCGCGCCGCTGCTGGAGCCGCACGGCCGACTGCTCCGGCCGACCAGGGCCGGGGAGCTGTTCAAGGCGGGCGTCGACCGGGCGCTGGCGGAGCTGGACGGCGCGGCCTCGGCCGTGCGCCGGCTCACCGACCCGGAACAGGGCACGGTGGCGCTGGCCTTCCACCTCTCCTTCGGCACCTGGCTGGTGCCCGACCTGGTCGGCAGCTTCCTGACGCAGAACCCGCAGGTCCGCTTCGAGCTGAAGCAGCTCCAGGACGACGTCATAGCCGCGCTGCTGGACGAGGGCCGGGTCGACCTGGTGATCACCAGTCCCCGCCCGCCGGAGCCGGACATCGAATGGCACCGGCTGCTGGCCGAGCCGCTCTGCCTGGCGGTGCCGCCGGGGCACCGGCTCGCGGGGCGGAGGCGGGTCCGGCTGGCCGAGGTGGGCGACGACCCGCTGGTCACCCTCACCAGGCGCTACTCGCTGCGCGCGGCGGTCGAGGCCCTCTGCGAGCAGGCCGGGTTCCGGCCGCGGATCGCCTTCGAGGGCGAGGACCTGCTGACCATGCACGGCTTCGTCGCGGCCGGTCTGGGGGTTGCCGTGGTCCCGGCGCCGCGCGGCGCGGTGGCGGAGACCGGCCGCGGCGACCTCCGCTTCCTGCGCCTCGCCGATCCGCTGGCCAGCCGCGAGGTGGGCCTCGCCTGGTCGGCCCGGCGACCGCTGCCGCCGGCGGCGGAGGCGTTCTGGCGGCACGGCGTGGCCCGCGCCGCCGCCGACGCCTGGTCGCCGGCGACCTGA
- a CDS encoding (Fe-S)-binding protein codes for MRVALFATCVNDALYPDTARAVVTLLRRLGVEVDFPAAQTCCGQPQFNTGYRRETEPLVRRTAAAFAGYDYVVTPSGSCVAMVRDNYPRIGRKALAEGRGAELADAAEALVPRMYELTEFLVDVLGRTDVGAYYPHTVTYHPSCHGLRMLGLGDRPQRLLRAVRGLTLLELPGAEECCGFGGTFSVKNPDVSAAMGADKVRNALSTGAERLCGADNSCLMHLSGMLRRQDAPLRTLHLAEILASTEAEALV; via the coding sequence ATGCGTGTCGCCCTCTTCGCCACCTGCGTCAACGACGCCCTGTACCCGGACACCGCGCGCGCGGTGGTCACCCTGCTGCGAAGACTCGGGGTCGAGGTCGACTTCCCCGCCGCCCAGACCTGCTGCGGGCAGCCGCAGTTCAACACCGGCTACCGGCGCGAGACCGAACCGCTGGTCCGCCGGACGGCCGCGGCGTTCGCGGGCTACGACTACGTGGTGACCCCGAGCGGCTCCTGCGTCGCGATGGTCCGCGACAACTACCCCAGGATCGGCCGCAAGGCCCTGGCCGAGGGCCGCGGCGCCGAACTCGCGGACGCCGCCGAGGCGCTGGTCCCCCGGATGTACGAGCTCACCGAGTTCCTGGTCGACGTCCTCGGCCGCACCGACGTCGGCGCCTACTACCCGCACACCGTCACCTACCACCCGTCCTGCCACGGACTGCGGATGCTGGGCCTCGGCGACCGCCCGCAGCGGCTGCTGCGCGCCGTCCGCGGGCTCACCCTGCTGGAGCTGCCGGGGGCCGAGGAGTGCTGCGGCTTCGGCGGCACCTTCTCGGTGAAGAACCCGGACGTCTCCGCCGCCATGGGCGCCGACAAGGTCCGCAACGCCCTCTCCACCGGCGCCGAGCGGCTGTGCGGGGCGGACAACTCCTGTCTGATGCACCTCTCCGGGATGCTCCGCCGCCAGGACGCGCCGCTCCGAACCCTCCACCTCGCGGAGATCCTGGCCAGTACCGAAGCGGAGGCACTGGTATGA
- a CDS encoding LutB/LldF family L-lactate oxidation iron-sulfur protein, which produces MNATYLGMPAFPEAAAASTKDAQLRANLTRATHTIRDKRARAVAELDDWAQLRRAGKAIKDRTLRHLDHYLVQAEAAVTAAGGTVHWAADADEANRIVADLVKAKGETEVVKVKSMATQEIGLNEALAAEGIAAYETDLAELIVQLGDDLPSHILVPAIHRNRTEIRDIFREQMARWGRPAPEGLSDSPAELAEAARLHLREKFLRAKVGVSGANFLVAETGTLVVVESEGNGRMCLTLPETLISVVGIEKVIPTWRDLEVFLQLLPRSSTAERMNPYTSTWTGTTGADGPGEFHLVLLDNGRTDTLADEVGRQALRCIRCSACLNVCPVYERAGGHAYGSPYPGPIGAILTPQLRGVQSELDASLPYASSLCGACYEVCPVAIDIPEVLVHLREQVVEQAPGHRTERAVVKGATWLLDHPAAYSAATRAASLTRRLHPRRLPLPGPAKAWSDSRDLPQLPAQSFRDWWKQHHDGPENDSPEETPR; this is translated from the coding sequence ATGAACGCCACCTACCTCGGCATGCCGGCCTTCCCCGAGGCCGCCGCCGCCTCCACCAAGGACGCGCAACTGCGCGCCAACCTCACCCGGGCCACCCACACCATCCGTGACAAGCGGGCCAGGGCCGTCGCCGAGCTCGACGACTGGGCGCAGCTGCGCCGGGCCGGGAAGGCGATCAAGGACCGGACGCTGCGCCACCTCGACCACTACCTGGTCCAGGCGGAGGCGGCGGTCACCGCGGCCGGCGGCACCGTGCACTGGGCGGCCGACGCCGACGAGGCCAACCGGATCGTCGCCGACCTGGTCAAGGCCAAGGGAGAGACGGAGGTCGTCAAGGTCAAGTCGATGGCGACCCAGGAGATCGGGCTGAACGAGGCGCTGGCCGCCGAGGGCATCGCCGCCTACGAGACCGACCTGGCCGAGCTGATCGTCCAGCTCGGCGACGACCTGCCCTCGCACATCCTGGTCCCGGCGATCCACCGGAACCGCACCGAGATCCGTGACATCTTCCGCGAGCAGATGGCCCGTTGGGGCCGCCCGGCGCCCGAGGGGCTGTCCGACTCCCCCGCCGAGCTGGCCGAGGCGGCCCGGCTGCACCTGCGGGAGAAGTTCCTGCGGGCGAAGGTCGGCGTCTCCGGCGCCAACTTCCTGGTCGCCGAGACCGGGACGCTGGTGGTGGTCGAGTCCGAGGGCAACGGCCGGATGTGCCTGACCCTGCCGGAGACGCTGATCTCCGTGGTCGGCATCGAGAAGGTGATCCCGACCTGGCGCGACCTGGAGGTGTTCCTCCAGCTCCTGCCGCGCTCCTCGACCGCCGAACGGATGAACCCGTACACCTCGACCTGGACCGGCACCACCGGGGCGGACGGCCCCGGCGAGTTCCACCTGGTGCTGCTCGACAACGGCCGGACCGACACCCTCGCCGACGAGGTCGGCCGCCAGGCGCTGCGCTGCATCCGCTGCTCGGCCTGCCTCAACGTCTGCCCGGTCTACGAGCGGGCCGGCGGGCACGCCTACGGCTCGCCCTACCCCGGTCCGATCGGCGCCATCCTCACCCCGCAACTGCGGGGCGTGCAGAGCGAGCTGGACGCCTCGCTGCCGTACGCCTCCTCGCTCTGCGGGGCCTGCTACGAGGTCTGCCCGGTCGCCATCGACATCCCCGAGGTCCTGGTCCACCTGCGTGAGCAGGTGGTCGAGCAGGCCCCCGGGCACCGCACCGAGCGTGCGGTGGTCAAGGGCGCCACCTGGCTGCTGGACCACCCCGCCGCCTACTCGGCCGCGACCCGCGCGGCCTCGCTGACCCGTCGGCTGCACCCGCGCCGGCTGCCGCTGCCCGGCCCGGCCAAGGCCTGGAGCGACAGCCGCGACCTGCCGCAGCTGCCCGCGCAGTCCTTCCGCGACTGGTGGAAGCAGCACCACGACGGCCCGGAGAACGACAGCCCGGAGGAGACTCCCCGATGA
- a CDS encoding LutC/YkgG family protein translates to MSGSRERVLGRVRAALADVPRQEQPDDHAVPRDYRAEHTAADPAAVLDLLAENLADYRALVHRTTPDRLAALVAELLRAHGSRSLAVPADLPEEWLPGPDALELLPDGPGLTAARLDLVDSVLTGCALAVAETGTIVLDAGPGQGRRILTLVPDHHLCVVRAEQVVTSVPRALPRLDPRRPQTWISGPSATSDIELDRVEGVHGPRTLEVILVAATPSASG, encoded by the coding sequence ATGAGCGGCTCCCGTGAACGCGTGCTCGGCAGGGTCCGCGCCGCCCTCGCCGACGTCCCCCGGCAGGAGCAGCCGGACGACCACGCCGTGCCGCGCGACTACCGCGCCGAGCACACCGCGGCCGACCCGGCGGCCGTGCTCGACCTGCTGGCGGAGAACCTCGCCGACTACCGGGCCCTGGTCCACCGCACCACCCCGGACCGGCTGGCCGCACTGGTCGCCGAACTGCTGCGCGCCCACGGGTCGCGGTCGCTGGCCGTCCCGGCCGACCTGCCCGAGGAGTGGCTCCCCGGCCCGGACGCGCTCGAACTGCTGCCGGACGGGCCCGGATTGACCGCGGCCCGGTTGGACCTGGTCGACAGCGTGCTCACCGGCTGCGCGCTGGCCGTGGCCGAGACCGGGACCATCGTGCTCGACGCGGGACCGGGACAGGGCCGACGGATCCTGACCCTGGTCCCGGACCACCACCTGTGCGTGGTCCGCGCGGAACAGGTCGTCACCTCCGTGCCGCGGGCGCTGCCGCGGCTTGACCCGCGCCGACCGCAGACCTGGATCTCCGGTCCCTCGGCCACCAGCGACATCGAACTCGACCGGGTGGAGGGCGTCCACGGACCGCGGACGCTGGAGGTGATCCTGGTGGCGGCTACGCCTTCGGCGTCTGGTTGA
- a CDS encoding VOC family protein — MTVSLRYCHITVNDPDESLAFYRDALGLELRNDVGSGGMRWVTLGSPDQPELEIVLSAPSAGRSQADADALQELLTKGVLSMVVFGTDDVDALFEKVRASGAEVLQEPMDQAWGPRDCAFRDPSGNMVRINQTPKA; from the coding sequence ATGACTGTTTCCCTCAGGTACTGCCACATCACCGTCAACGACCCCGACGAGTCGCTCGCGTTCTACCGGGACGCGCTCGGCCTGGAGCTGCGCAACGACGTCGGCTCCGGCGGAATGCGCTGGGTCACCCTCGGCAGCCCCGACCAGCCCGAGCTGGAGATCGTCCTGTCCGCACCCTCGGCCGGCCGCTCCCAGGCCGACGCCGACGCCCTGCAGGAGCTGCTCACCAAGGGCGTCCTGTCGATGGTGGTCTTCGGCACGGACGACGTCGACGCACTGTTCGAGAAGGTCCGGGCCTCCGGGGCCGAGGTGCTGCAGGAGCCCATGGACCAGGCCTGGGGCCCGCGCGACTGCGCCTTCCGCGACCCCTCCGGCAACATGGTGCGGATCAACCAGACGCCGAAGGCGTAG